The Lentzea guizhouensis genome contains a region encoding:
- a CDS encoding type I polyketide synthase: MGGIAIVGIGAVFPGAPDATTFWRNIVSGVDAIGQIPPGRWDPATYYDQHSTSGDRFYCRRGGFVDDLAEFDPTRFGIMPSTVDGAEPDQLLALATAAEAIADAGGETTLPAKERIGVVVGRGGYLTPGCARLDQRVRLADEVLSVVRDLFPGLGSAELGTVRQAIRDRFGPEQPEASIGLVPNLAASRIANRFDLRGTAYTVDAACASGLVAVEHAVRELQEGRADAMLAGAVHVCHHPTLWSVFTQLRALSPSERIRPFDANADGTLLSEGVGMVLLKRLEDVGDERVYAVIRGIGTASDGRATSMMTPNPEGQLLAVQRAWANAELDPRTDAPGLIEAHGTATPAGDAAELATMVNAFGAEGDEIGIGTVKSMIGHAMPAAGMAGLIKAALALHHRTLPPTLHVDQPHTALQNTRFTPVSEARHWEGPHRAVVNAFGFGGINAHAVLDGHTVAKPRKQVMTFAADTADELVSAVRERRPSTADRAFRLAIGNPDDRKFTLAERVISQGKAWPGRHDIWFSPQPLVTSTDQVAFVFPGFEREFTGEVVDHAVKLLQDGRREARELMAQGITPGALAGHSMGEWTAMVVGGIYPTIDRFVDALGPGAVAVVDIAYAALGCSADTAEQYLVEGVTISHDNCPHQSVICGPVDLLEPVLETLKANGVMAQLMPFRTGFHTPALAPYLGRAKEMLDQLPVRTSDIPVWSANSLEPMRAEDVRDLVLRHLVEPVRFRPLLHRLHSAGFRAFVQIGQGSLPGFVADTLSDRPHLAVNPDIAPEALWAFGLKRGTSHRVRLRLGTPKITVDPLGTDPLGTDLGVVADDSPMAAAVTRLLAHTNAVAREVAGALRPNEAGFTREFSLRTMPELVDHSVFPQPPGWPDLADGFPIVPATGLLEVFADAARRLTGGTVHGFADVRAKRWLTALPATTVKINARAEGADRVVVKVGDYAEGVVLMTPATPQPLEIQLHGTREAPVRADELYRDNWMFHGPAFAGVTRIDAVADNGISGVLTPLSAPGALLDSAGQLIGHWMQVVHTVDQTVLPTGIEQVSFHGPAPTGDVHCTARIRTVTAQTMVADAELTVNGVLWCRITGWTTRRFTTDDRIWQVKLRPGAEMLSTQDGEWLRVTENWSDSATRDLIMRRYLNSAERAHYAGLDVPAQRDWLLRVIAVKDAVRSWLWNRGAGPVYPAELTVDADARVRGAFAVPQLEVVAEQGKAAARVKTEK; the protein is encoded by the coding sequence ATGGGAGGCATAGCGATCGTCGGCATCGGCGCCGTCTTCCCCGGCGCGCCCGACGCCACGACGTTCTGGCGCAACATCGTGTCCGGTGTGGACGCCATCGGGCAGATCCCGCCCGGCCGCTGGGACCCGGCGACCTACTACGACCAGCACAGCACGAGCGGCGACCGGTTCTACTGCCGCAGGGGCGGCTTCGTCGACGACCTGGCCGAGTTCGACCCGACCAGGTTCGGCATCATGCCGTCCACCGTGGACGGCGCGGAGCCCGACCAGCTGCTCGCCCTCGCCACGGCCGCGGAAGCGATTGCGGACGCGGGCGGGGAGACCACACTGCCCGCAAAGGAACGGATCGGCGTCGTCGTCGGCCGCGGCGGTTACCTCACGCCCGGTTGCGCGCGGCTCGACCAGCGCGTCCGGCTCGCCGACGAGGTGCTCTCGGTCGTCCGCGACCTGTTCCCGGGGCTCGGCAGCGCGGAGCTCGGCACGGTCCGGCAGGCCATCCGCGACCGGTTCGGGCCCGAGCAGCCGGAGGCGTCGATCGGCCTGGTGCCGAACCTCGCCGCCTCCCGCATCGCCAACCGGTTCGACCTGCGCGGCACGGCTTACACGGTCGACGCTGCCTGCGCGTCCGGGCTGGTCGCGGTCGAGCACGCCGTCCGCGAGCTCCAGGAGGGCCGCGCGGACGCGATGCTGGCCGGTGCCGTGCACGTCTGCCACCACCCGACGCTGTGGAGCGTCTTCACGCAGCTCCGCGCGTTGAGCCCGAGTGAGCGCATCCGGCCGTTCGACGCCAACGCCGACGGCACGCTGCTGTCAGAAGGCGTCGGCATGGTGCTGCTCAAGCGCCTCGAAGACGTCGGTGACGAACGCGTCTACGCCGTGATCCGCGGCATCGGCACCGCGAGCGACGGCCGCGCGACCAGCATGATGACGCCCAACCCCGAGGGCCAGCTCCTCGCGGTGCAACGGGCATGGGCCAACGCCGAGCTCGACCCGCGCACCGACGCACCCGGCCTGATCGAGGCCCACGGCACCGCCACCCCTGCCGGCGATGCCGCCGAGCTGGCCACGATGGTCAACGCGTTCGGTGCCGAGGGCGACGAGATCGGCATCGGCACGGTGAAGTCGATGATCGGCCACGCCATGCCCGCCGCCGGGATGGCCGGGCTGATCAAGGCCGCCCTCGCGCTGCACCACCGCACGCTGCCGCCGACCCTGCACGTCGACCAGCCGCACACCGCGTTGCAGAACACCAGGTTCACACCGGTCAGCGAGGCCCGCCACTGGGAAGGCCCGCACCGCGCGGTCGTGAACGCGTTCGGCTTCGGCGGGATCAACGCCCACGCCGTGCTCGACGGCCACACGGTCGCGAAGCCGCGCAAGCAGGTCATGACGTTCGCCGCGGACACCGCCGACGAGCTGGTCAGTGCCGTGCGGGAACGCCGGCCCTCCACCGCCGACCGCGCGTTCCGGCTCGCCATCGGCAACCCCGACGACCGCAAGTTCACGCTCGCCGAGCGGGTCATCTCCCAGGGCAAGGCCTGGCCCGGCAGGCACGACATCTGGTTCTCCCCGCAGCCGCTCGTGACCAGCACCGACCAGGTCGCGTTCGTGTTTCCCGGTTTCGAGCGCGAGTTCACCGGCGAGGTCGTCGACCACGCGGTGAAGCTGCTGCAGGACGGCCGCCGCGAGGCTCGTGAGCTGATGGCACAGGGCATCACGCCCGGCGCGCTCGCCGGGCACAGCATGGGCGAGTGGACCGCCATGGTCGTCGGCGGCATCTACCCGACGATCGACCGGTTCGTCGACGCCCTCGGGCCGGGTGCCGTCGCGGTCGTCGACATCGCCTACGCCGCACTGGGTTGCTCCGCGGACACCGCCGAGCAGTACCTCGTCGAGGGCGTCACGATCAGCCACGACAACTGCCCGCACCAGTCGGTCATCTGCGGCCCGGTCGACCTCCTCGAACCGGTGCTGGAGACGCTCAAGGCCAACGGTGTGATGGCGCAGCTGATGCCGTTCCGCACCGGTTTCCACACGCCCGCGCTGGCCCCTTACCTCGGCCGCGCCAAGGAGATGCTCGACCAGCTGCCGGTCCGCACCTCGGACATCCCGGTCTGGTCGGCGAACTCGCTCGAACCCATGCGCGCCGAGGACGTCCGCGACCTGGTCCTGCGGCACCTCGTCGAACCGGTCCGGTTCCGGCCGCTGCTGCACCGCCTGCACTCCGCCGGGTTCCGCGCGTTCGTGCAGATCGGCCAGGGCAGCCTGCCGGGGTTCGTCGCCGACACCCTGTCCGACCGGCCGCACCTCGCCGTCAACCCCGACATCGCGCCGGAAGCCCTGTGGGCGTTCGGACTCAAGCGCGGCACCTCCCACCGGGTCCGGCTGCGGCTCGGCACCCCGAAGATCACGGTCGACCCGCTCGGCACCGACCCGCTCGGCACCGATTTGGGCGTGGTCGCCGACGACAGCCCGATGGCGGCGGCGGTCACCAGGCTCCTGGCGCACACCAACGCCGTGGCACGCGAGGTGGCCGGTGCGCTGCGGCCCAACGAGGCCGGGTTCACCCGCGAGTTCTCGTTGCGGACCATGCCGGAGCTCGTCGACCACTCGGTGTTCCCGCAGCCACCGGGCTGGCCCGACCTCGCCGACGGGTTCCCGATCGTGCCGGCGACCGGCCTGCTGGAGGTCTTCGCCGACGCCGCGCGCAGGCTGACCGGCGGAACCGTGCACGGGTTCGCCGACGTCAGGGCCAAGCGCTGGCTGACAGCGCTGCCCGCGACGACCGTGAAGATCAACGCGCGGGCCGAAGGTGCCGACCGGGTCGTGGTGAAGGTCGGTGACTACGCCGAGGGCGTCGTGCTGATGACCCCGGCGACCCCGCAGCCGCTGGAGATCCAGCTGCACGGCACTCGTGAGGCACCGGTCAGGGCCGACGAGCTCTACCGGGACAACTGGATGTTCCACGGCCCGGCGTTCGCGGGCGTGACCAGGATCGACGCGGTGGCGGACAACGGGATCTCCGGTGTGCTGACGCCGTTGTCGGCGCCGGGTGCGTTGCTGGACAGCGCCGGACAGCTGATCGGCCACTGGATGCAGGTCGTGCACACCGTCGACCAGACCGTGCTGCCGACCGGCATCGAACAGGTGTCGTTCCACGGCCCGGCGCCGACCGGGGACGTCCACTGCACGGCCAGGATCCGCACGGTGACCGCCCAGACCATGGTCGCCGACGCCGAACTGACGGTGAACGGCGTGCTGTGGTGCCGGATCACCGGCTGGACCACCCGCCGGTTCACCACCGACGACCGCATCTGGCAGGTCAAGCTGCGGCCGGGTGCGGAGATGCTGTCCACACAGGACGGTGAGTGGCTGCGGGTCACCGAGAACTGGTCCGACAGCGCCACCCGCGACCTGATCATGCGCCGCTACCTGAACTCCGCCGAACGAGCGCACTACGCCGGGCTCGACGTGCCCGCGCAACGCGACTGGCTGCTGCGGGTGATCGCGGTGAAGGACGCCGTCCGCTCGTGGCTGTGGAACCGCGGTGCCGGGCCGGTCTACCCCGCCGAGCTGACCGTCGACGCCGACGCGCGGGTGCGCGGGGCGTTCGCGGTGCCGCAGCTCGAAGTCGTTGCCGAACAAGGAAAAGCCGCCGCACGCGTGAAGACGGAGAAGTGA
- a CDS encoding acyl carrier protein encodes MDEVLQQVAELITEVVGPDFLLGVEITRDTTFSDDLGLESIEFVALADKLNAHYGVDLVAFLADMDIDEIMAMSVGRLVDHITARV; translated from the coding sequence ATGGACGAGGTGCTGCAGCAGGTCGCAGAACTGATCACCGAGGTCGTCGGGCCGGACTTCCTGCTGGGCGTGGAGATCACCCGCGACACCACGTTCAGCGACGACCTCGGCCTGGAGTCGATCGAGTTCGTGGCGCTGGCCGACAAGCTCAACGCCCACTACGGCGTCGACCTGGTCGCGTTCCTCGCCGACATGGACATCGACGAGATCATGGCGATGTCCGTCGGCCGGCTCGTCGACCACATCACGGCTCGTGTCTGA
- a CDS encoding alpha/beta fold hydrolase produces the protein MSEVHARGLRFHVQRLGPTEDVPTIVFVHGLVMDNLSSFYYTLAAPLAAKGFGTVLFDLRGHGLSERPSSGYTPEESALDLVAVLDEIGITEPVYLLGNSYGGVVAMHAAVQSPDRVAGVVLVESAVGGVVGDAWFEDITNTLTVAALGLEFDRTQDQLMALGQRKIAKLAVNANALLNGTTLIDDLGSGAKLDLTQVQCPVLGVFGAESELVGAAAELSERIPSCRLHVVTGLGHTVLREATAELLDVLYDWLPS, from the coding sequence GTGTCTGAGGTGCACGCCCGAGGGCTGCGGTTCCACGTGCAGCGGCTCGGGCCCACGGAGGACGTGCCGACCATCGTGTTCGTGCACGGGCTGGTCATGGACAACCTGTCCAGCTTCTACTACACGCTCGCGGCGCCGTTGGCCGCCAAGGGCTTTGGCACCGTGCTGTTCGACCTGCGCGGGCACGGCCTGTCCGAGCGGCCGTCGTCCGGGTACACGCCGGAGGAGAGCGCGCTCGACCTCGTGGCCGTGCTGGACGAGATCGGCATCACCGAGCCGGTCTACCTGCTGGGAAACAGCTACGGCGGCGTCGTCGCCATGCACGCGGCCGTCCAGTCGCCGGACCGCGTGGCCGGGGTGGTGCTGGTCGAGTCGGCGGTCGGGGGAGTGGTCGGCGACGCGTGGTTCGAGGACATCACGAACACGCTGACCGTCGCCGCGCTGGGTCTGGAGTTCGACCGCACGCAGGACCAGCTGATGGCGCTGGGCCAGCGCAAGATCGCCAAGCTCGCCGTGAACGCCAACGCGTTGCTCAACGGCACCACGCTGATCGACGACCTCGGCTCCGGTGCGAAGCTCGACCTGACGCAGGTGCAGTGCCCGGTGCTCGGCGTGTTCGGTGCGGAGTCCGAGCTGGTCGGCGCCGCGGCCGAGCTGTCGGAACGGATCCCGTCCTGCCGCCTGCACGTGGTGACCGGACTTGGCCACACCGTGCTGCGCGAGGCCACGGCCGAGCTGCTCGACGTGCTCTACGACTGGCTGCCCTCATGA
- a CDS encoding glycosyltransferase — MSRFLFVVPPLTGHINPTASVGGELLARGHDVAWVGHPGTLAPLLPDDAVVFPAIDDVLEADIKAKRERWLALRGMAVLKFFWEEFLIPLGHAMEPGVAAAVRDFAPDVLVADQQALAGPAVANQAGVPWVTSAATSAELVNPLQTMPKVDAWVRDLLHEYAGGDIRFSDRLVLVYSSKALVSGEFGDEVAFVGPALTHRVERVEFPWERLTGHRRVLISLGTLNGPAGERFFGQALDAVADLDVQVVMVAPERPVPANVLLRPSVPQLALMPHLDAVITHGGHNTVCEALAHGLPLVVAPIRDDQPTVAAQVVAAGAGVRLTYSRARSTDVRTALESVLGEPEYAAAAELVRESFIAAGGAATAADLLEKVVAG, encoded by the coding sequence ATGAGCCGGTTCCTGTTCGTCGTGCCGCCGCTGACCGGTCACATCAACCCGACCGCGTCCGTGGGCGGCGAGCTGCTCGCACGTGGCCACGACGTCGCGTGGGTCGGCCATCCCGGGACGCTCGCGCCCTTGTTGCCCGACGACGCCGTGGTGTTCCCGGCGATCGACGACGTGCTGGAAGCCGACATCAAAGCCAAGCGGGAGCGGTGGCTCGCGTTGCGCGGCATGGCGGTGCTGAAGTTCTTCTGGGAGGAGTTCCTCATCCCGCTCGGCCACGCGATGGAGCCCGGTGTGGCCGCCGCGGTGCGGGACTTCGCGCCGGACGTGCTCGTCGCCGACCAGCAGGCGCTGGCCGGGCCGGCGGTGGCGAACCAGGCCGGCGTGCCGTGGGTGACGTCGGCGGCGACTTCGGCCGAGCTGGTCAACCCGTTGCAGACCATGCCGAAGGTCGACGCCTGGGTGCGCGACCTGCTGCACGAGTACGCGGGCGGCGACATCCGGTTCTCCGACCGGCTGGTGCTGGTCTACAGCTCGAAGGCGTTGGTGTCCGGGGAGTTCGGCGACGAGGTGGCGTTCGTCGGGCCCGCGCTGACCCACCGGGTGGAACGGGTCGAGTTCCCGTGGGAGCGGCTGACCGGGCACCGGCGGGTGCTGATCTCGCTCGGCACGCTGAACGGCCCGGCGGGGGAGCGGTTCTTCGGCCAGGCGCTGGACGCCGTCGCGGACCTGGACGTCCAGGTGGTGATGGTGGCTCCCGAACGGCCCGTGCCCGCCAACGTGCTGCTGCGGCCGTCCGTTCCGCAGTTGGCGTTGATGCCCCACCTGGACGCCGTGATCACGCACGGCGGGCACAACACCGTCTGCGAGGCGCTGGCACACGGGTTGCCGCTGGTCGTGGCGCCGATCCGGGACGACCAGCCAACCGTGGCCGCCCAGGTGGTGGCGGCCGGAGCGGGCGTTCGCCTGACCTACTCGCGGGCCCGTTCGACCGATGTTCGCACCGCACTGGAATCCGTCCTGGGTGAGCCGGAGTACGCGGCCGCCGCGGAGCTGGTGCGGGAGTCCTTCATTGCTGCGGGTGGCGCGGCGACGGCCGCGGACCTACTGGAAAAGGTGGTGGCCGGGTGA
- a CDS encoding class I SAM-dependent methyltransferase has product MILTALVVLVVLVDVLRLRSRASKLRVLAMGAGEHKLLTATGVRSEDSWDAGDADLVDLVPRDLPTVAALDLLGSVDPAKYRSDRWARGASASQAVLVRDEYAETVDPDDPTELVAFVRRVKDHVHAEVDIAVAPGLKAGPHDLGYRAATLRQIGKRPSLWIAGSMIGYAVVAAAVVVDWPWGLVALAAYWAHPVLVFAGTPLRPRDLWVPRFVRTPYLWLKTAGGKKSTAELRQAETLKQAAPWYTERLGRDYHEARRDTCPSCGSSDLRRWVTAHDLVQRKPGTFTMDRCVRCAHVWQNPRLSEEGLGFYYRDFYDGLGESSADAVFSGKTAPYYGRARMVEPFTTPARWLDVGSGHAHFCLGAKEVLPDTAFDGLDQGAAIEDAARLGRIEQAYRGSFKDFAGELKGRYDVISMHHYLEHVRDPWEELDIAADVLPEGGYLLIELPDPEWRLGRLFGQYWMPWFQPQHQHMMPIDNLEHALADRGLITVARERSKAHLCNDFTLALLLFLGAKAPRTPAPWRPERVRLRRVRSFLVWTLGIPAFFVAVALDQTVNRFLAARTDRGNAYRLLALKA; this is encoded by the coding sequence GTGATCCTCACCGCGTTGGTGGTCTTGGTCGTCCTCGTGGACGTCCTGCGCCTGCGTTCCCGCGCGTCCAAGCTGCGTGTGCTCGCCATGGGCGCGGGCGAGCACAAGCTCCTCACCGCCACGGGAGTCCGCTCCGAGGACTCGTGGGACGCGGGTGACGCGGACCTGGTCGACCTGGTGCCGCGCGACCTGCCGACCGTGGCGGCGCTGGACCTGCTCGGCTCGGTCGACCCGGCGAAGTACCGGTCGGACCGGTGGGCGCGCGGGGCGAGCGCGTCGCAGGCCGTGCTGGTGCGCGACGAGTACGCGGAGACCGTCGACCCGGACGACCCGACGGAGCTCGTCGCGTTCGTCCGGCGGGTCAAGGACCACGTCCACGCCGAGGTGGACATCGCGGTCGCGCCGGGGCTCAAAGCCGGTCCGCACGACCTCGGGTACCGGGCGGCGACGCTGCGGCAGATCGGCAAGCGGCCGTCGTTGTGGATCGCGGGCTCGATGATCGGGTACGCCGTGGTGGCCGCGGCCGTGGTCGTCGACTGGCCGTGGGGCCTGGTCGCGCTGGCTGCGTACTGGGCGCACCCGGTTCTGGTCTTCGCCGGAACTCCGTTGCGGCCCAGGGACCTGTGGGTGCCGCGGTTCGTGCGCACGCCCTACCTGTGGCTGAAGACGGCCGGTGGCAAGAAGTCCACCGCCGAACTTCGCCAGGCCGAGACGCTGAAGCAGGCCGCTCCCTGGTACACCGAACGGCTCGGGCGCGACTACCACGAGGCCCGGCGCGACACCTGTCCTTCCTGCGGCAGCTCGGATCTGCGTCGCTGGGTGACGGCGCACGACCTGGTGCAGCGCAAGCCCGGCACGTTCACGATGGACCGCTGCGTCCGCTGTGCCCACGTGTGGCAGAACCCGCGGCTGTCCGAAGAAGGCTTGGGTTTCTACTACCGCGACTTCTACGACGGCCTGGGCGAGTCGTCGGCCGACGCCGTGTTCTCCGGCAAGACCGCGCCCTACTACGGCCGGGCGCGGATGGTGGAACCGTTCACCACACCCGCGCGCTGGCTGGACGTCGGCTCGGGGCACGCGCACTTCTGCCTGGGTGCCAAGGAGGTCCTGCCCGACACCGCGTTCGACGGGCTCGACCAGGGCGCGGCGATCGAGGACGCGGCCAGGCTCGGCCGGATCGAACAGGCGTACCGGGGCAGCTTCAAGGACTTCGCGGGCGAGCTCAAGGGCCGCTACGACGTGATCAGCATGCACCACTACCTGGAGCACGTGCGGGACCCGTGGGAGGAGCTGGACATCGCCGCGGACGTGCTGCCGGAGGGCGGCTACCTGCTCATCGAGCTGCCGGACCCGGAGTGGCGGCTCGGGCGGTTGTTCGGGCAGTACTGGATGCCGTGGTTCCAGCCGCAGCACCAGCACATGATGCCGATCGACAACCTGGAGCACGCGCTGGCCGACCGGGGGCTGATCACCGTCGCGCGCGAACGGTCGAAGGCCCACCTGTGCAACGACTTCACGCTCGCGTTGCTGCTGTTCCTGGGCGCCAAGGCCCCGCGGACGCCGGCGCCGTGGCGGCCGGAACGCGTGCGGCTGCGGCGGGTGCGCAGCTTCCTCGTGTGGACGCTGGGGATCCCGGCGTTCTTCGTGGCGGTCGCGCTCGACCAGACGGTGAACCGGTTCCTGGCGGCGCGCACTGACCGCGGCAACGCCTACCGGCTGCTGGCGCTCAAGGCATGA
- a CDS encoding glycoside hydrolase family 3 N-terminal domain-containing protein has protein sequence MDQDEPYLDATLPIAARVGDLLKRMTLPEKVGQMMQLDSREDLDDHVLRKHVGSILHTSPERVLRAHDLTSRTKLRIPLLIAEDCIHGHSFHEGATIFPTQLAMAATWDPQLVEQVARVTAVEAAATGVHWTFSPVLCIARDLRWGRIDETFGEDPVLIGELAAAMVRGYQGDGLADETAILATAKHFAGYSETQGGRDASEADLSRRKLRSWFLPPFERVAREGCATFMLGYQTTDGVPITVNSWLLDEVLRGEWGYQGTLITDWDNVGRMVWEQKVQPDHAHAAAAAVKAGNDMIMTTPQFFEGALQAVEDGLLAEEDLDRAVTRILTLKFELGLFENPRRPDTERQRTMINHADHAALNLDVARRSLVLLKNDGVLPVRKGKIALVGPLADDAQTQLGDWAGSSGQADWLPDGQPRDMITTVLDGLREFSEVTYAQGADILTLEPDPEGDTFPDGQPRPKIVAPCPPNAELIAEAVAAAQDADHVVAVVGDRIELVGEGRSTATLDLIGGQIALLDALAETGKPLIVVLLASKPLVLPESARNAAAVLWVANPGMQGGRAIAELIHGLIEPSGRLPISFAAHAGQQPTYYNQIRGQHGTRYADLTQEPAFAFGEGLSFTTVEYSDLHVDKAVLGPDETVEASITLRNTGSRPSRETVQVYVSDAVTSVSWADKELKAFQQVDVAPGESVTVRLEVPVSACSIVDALGNRVVEPGEFVLLVGPSSKDSALRRAEFTVKAPC, from the coding sequence ATGGATCAGGACGAGCCCTACCTCGACGCCACCCTGCCGATCGCCGCCCGAGTCGGCGATCTGCTCAAGCGCATGACACTGCCCGAGAAGGTCGGGCAGATGATGCAGCTGGACTCGAGGGAGGACCTGGACGACCACGTGCTGCGCAAGCACGTGGGCTCGATCCTGCACACCTCGCCCGAACGGGTCCTGCGCGCGCACGACCTCACGAGCCGGACCAAGCTGCGGATCCCGCTGCTCATCGCCGAGGACTGCATCCACGGCCACTCGTTCCACGAGGGCGCCACGATCTTCCCGACCCAGCTCGCCATGGCCGCGACCTGGGACCCGCAGTTGGTCGAGCAGGTCGCCAGGGTCACCGCGGTCGAGGCCGCCGCGACCGGTGTGCACTGGACGTTCTCGCCGGTGCTGTGCATCGCGCGCGACCTGCGCTGGGGCCGGATCGACGAGACGTTCGGCGAGGACCCGGTGCTGATCGGGGAGCTCGCGGCGGCCATGGTCCGCGGCTACCAGGGTGACGGGCTGGCCGACGAGACGGCCATCCTCGCCACCGCCAAGCACTTCGCCGGCTACTCGGAGACGCAGGGCGGGCGGGACGCGAGCGAGGCGGACCTCTCCCGGCGCAAGCTGCGCTCGTGGTTCCTGCCGCCGTTCGAACGGGTCGCGCGCGAGGGTTGTGCGACGTTCATGCTCGGCTACCAGACCACCGACGGCGTGCCGATCACGGTCAACTCGTGGCTGCTCGACGAGGTCCTGCGCGGCGAGTGGGGCTACCAGGGCACGCTGATCACCGACTGGGACAACGTCGGGCGCATGGTCTGGGAGCAGAAGGTCCAGCCCGACCACGCCCACGCCGCCGCGGCCGCCGTGAAGGCCGGCAACGACATGATCATGACCACCCCGCAGTTCTTCGAGGGCGCGCTGCAGGCCGTAGAGGACGGGTTGCTGGCTGAGGAGGACCTCGACCGCGCGGTCACCCGCATCCTGACGCTCAAGTTCGAGCTGGGGCTGTTCGAGAACCCGCGCCGGCCCGACACCGAGCGCCAGCGGACGATGATCAACCACGCCGACCACGCCGCGTTGAACCTCGACGTGGCGCGCCGGTCGCTGGTGCTGCTGAAGAACGACGGCGTGCTGCCCGTTCGAAAGGGCAAGATCGCGCTCGTCGGGCCGCTCGCGGACGACGCGCAGACCCAGCTCGGCGACTGGGCCGGATCGTCGGGTCAGGCCGACTGGCTGCCCGACGGACAGCCGCGCGACATGATCACCACGGTGCTGGACGGCCTCCGGGAGTTCTCCGAGGTCACCTACGCCCAGGGCGCCGACATCCTCACGCTCGAACCCGACCCCGAGGGTGACACGTTCCCCGACGGCCAGCCGCGGCCGAAGATCGTCGCGCCGTGCCCGCCGAACGCCGAGCTCATCGCCGAGGCGGTCGCGGCCGCGCAGGACGCCGACCACGTCGTCGCCGTCGTCGGTGACCGCATCGAACTGGTCGGCGAGGGTCGTTCCACCGCCACGCTCGACCTGATCGGCGGCCAGATCGCACTGCTCGACGCGCTCGCGGAGACCGGCAAGCCGCTGATCGTGGTGCTGCTGGCCTCGAAGCCGCTGGTGCTGCCGGAGAGCGCCCGCAACGCCGCCGCGGTGCTGTGGGTCGCGAACCCCGGCATGCAGGGCGGCCGGGCGATCGCCGAGCTGATCCACGGCCTGATCGAGCCCAGCGGCCGGTTGCCGATCTCGTTCGCGGCGCACGCGGGCCAGCAGCCGACCTACTACAACCAGATCCGCGGCCAGCACGGCACGCGCTACGCCGACCTGACCCAGGAGCCGGCGTTCGCGTTCGGCGAGGGTCTGTCGTTCACCACGGTCGAGTACTCCGACCTGCACGTCGACAAGGCGGTGCTGGGCCCGGACGAGACCGTCGAGGCCTCGATCACCCTGCGCAACACCGGGTCCCGGCCCTCGCGCGAAACCGTGCAGGTCTACGTGAGCGACGCGGTGACGTCGGTGAGCTGGGCGGACAAGGAGCTCAAGGCGTTCCAGCAGGTCGACGTGGCGCCGGGAGAGAGCGTCACGGTGCGGCTGGAGGTGCCGGTGTCCGCGTGCTCGATCGTGGACGCGCTGGGCAACCGGGTCGTCGAGCCCGGCGAGTTCGTGCTGCTCGTCGGGCCGTCGTCGAAGGACTCGGCCCTGCGCAGGGCCGAGTTCACCGTCAAGGCGCCGTGCTGA
- a CDS encoding Kelch repeat-containing protein, translating into MKRTLVVALALVMTAPVSAHAHPDHPVAPVAPAPAAVYGGGWQQLAPIAGGPRQEHSVAAIGRHVYVVGGIRPDGNGGVVTVPDVEVYDTRANTWRRAAPLPVAMNHPNVVAVGGRLHVLGGLSGGASWQAMRDSFVYHPATDRWTALPPMPAGTERGSAAMGVFGTRVYLAGGMRTLTPGPGGLQDTVADVHSYDVLTRRWTTLPSLPEARDHVGGAIVGRTFYVLGGRDRGQVNVRDTVYSLDLPGGRWTERAPMPTPRGGIASAVVGTKIYTFGGEGRVVNGVNTVFDETEAYDTRRDTWERLAPMPVPRHGTAAVGIGDTIYVPGGGNRGGGAPMDVNDAYRPR; encoded by the coding sequence GTGAAACGCACCCTCGTTGTCGCGTTGGCCCTGGTGATGACCGCACCTGTCAGCGCCCATGCCCATCCGGACCACCCGGTCGCACCGGTCGCCCCGGCACCGGCGGCGGTCTACGGCGGCGGGTGGCAGCAGCTCGCCCCGATCGCCGGCGGCCCGCGCCAGGAGCACAGCGTCGCCGCCATCGGCCGGCACGTGTACGTCGTCGGCGGCATCCGCCCGGACGGCAACGGCGGCGTCGTCACCGTGCCGGACGTCGAGGTCTACGACACCCGTGCGAACACCTGGCGCCGCGCCGCCCCGCTGCCCGTGGCGATGAACCACCCGAACGTCGTGGCGGTCGGCGGCCGCCTCCACGTGCTCGGGGGCCTCTCCGGCGGTGCGTCGTGGCAGGCGATGCGCGACAGCTTCGTCTACCACCCCGCCACCGACCGGTGGACCGCGCTCCCGCCGATGCCGGCGGGCACCGAACGCGGCAGCGCCGCGATGGGCGTGTTCGGCACCCGCGTCTACCTGGCCGGCGGCATGCGCACCCTCACGCCCGGCCCCGGCGGCCTGCAGGACACCGTCGCCGACGTGCACTCCTACGACGTGCTGACCCGCCGCTGGACGACCCTGCCCTCCCTCCCGGAAGCCCGCGACCACGTCGGCGGCGCCATCGTCGGCCGCACGTTCTACGTCCTCGGCGGCCGGGACCGCGGCCAGGTGAACGTCCGCGACACCGTCTACTCCCTCGACCTGCCCGGCGGCCGCTGGACCGAACGCGCCCCGATGCCCACGCCGCGCGGCGGCATCGCCTCGGCCGTGGTCGGCACCAAGATCTACACGTTCGGCGGCGAGGGCCGCGTCGTGAACGGCGTGAACACGGTCTTCGACGAGACCGAGGCCTACGACACCCGCCGCGACACCTGGGAGCGGCTCGCCCCCATGCCCGTCCCCCGCCACGGCACCGCGGCCGTGGGCATCGGCGACACGATCTACGTCCCCGGCGGCGGCAACCGCGGCGGTGGCGCCCCGATGGACGTCAACGACGCCTACCGCCCCCGCTGA